In Silene latifolia isolate original U9 population chromosome X, ASM4854445v1, whole genome shotgun sequence, the following proteins share a genomic window:
- the LOC141623448 gene encoding peptidyl-prolyl cis-trans isomerase CYP23-like, whose protein sequence is MMGIQNTFIILGFLIVNLTFGLGEQPQLGSARVVFQTTYGDIEFGFYPTVAPKTVEHIFKLVRLGCYNTNHFFRVDKGFVAQVADVLGGRTAPMNADQRTEAEKTVVGEFSTVKHVRGILSMGRYEDPDSASSSFSMLLNNAPHLDGKYAVFGKVTKGDETLSKLEELPTRKEGIFVMPLERITILSSYYYDINGETCEDERSILRRRLAALSVEIERWRMKCFP, encoded by the exons ATGATGGGGATTCAAAACACCTTCATAATTCTGGGTTTCCTAATCGTTAATCTCACATTTGGACTTGGTGAACAACCCCAACTTGGATCGGCTCGCGTTGTTTTCCAG ACCACTTATGGAGATATTGAATTTGGATTCTATCCTACCGTGGCTCCTAAAACAGTTGAacacattttcaaacttgttcGCTTGGGTTGCTACAATACCAATCACTTCTTTCGG GTCGATAAGGGATTTGTAGCTCAAGTTGCTGATGTTTTAGGAGGAAGGACAGCACCAATGAATGCTGACCAGAGGACAGAAGCTGAGAAAACGGTGGTTGGTGAATTTAGTACGGTCAAACATGTTAGGGGAATCCTTTCCATGGGAAG GTATGAAGATCCTGATAGTGCATCATCTTCCTTTTCCATGCTTCTTAATAATGCACCTCACCTTGATGGAAAA TATGCAGTTTTTGGTAAGGTCACCAAAGGTGATGAGACATTAAGCAAACTTGAAGAGTTGCCCACCAGAAAGGAGGGTATCTTCGTGATG CCTCTGGAGCGGATCACAATCCTGTCTTCTTACTACTATG ATATTAATGGCGAGACATGTGAAGATGAGAGATCAATTCTAAGAAGACGGCTTGCTGCGTTATCTGTTGAAATCGAGAGATGG AGAATGAAGTGCTTCCCTTAA